Proteins co-encoded in one Rhopalosiphum maidis isolate BTI-1 chromosome 2, ASM367621v3, whole genome shotgun sequence genomic window:
- the LOC113552269 gene encoding N-acetyltransferase ESCO2-like, producing the protein MSAFTTPRKSLRLRKTEPSPFLTNRKRELFPVDNWDEDSHDIAPLQSSPEVYDPGLDSPDTSFNMNRTPITELSPTMSDKFERLMSGSKNGHECSATIIIEETPNSRRIKNVNTTPFESETNKEAKTPKKSFNLNNKAVLGVKTLNFYGSNQISLEDLRIKRFTRLNYNPKVKAKLFKDTKSTNKKRPRSTSQEKKSKVNLFPGVTLPFKKKLSTNKKPFVKIEICEEKDNFIENIEVVKKNNFDISKSSSKNVWTEYIKQEKPERIKIEDSDNRKFFKSKVIHNDIPNRKDNSFNFKVVNWGDENRMSTVDQSDFNNTEILDDGTIEQIGQEVNELIELLDDEDDENDSTAVRYPGLSSNSTKRNHEDQDDENSCIGLDYKRLKTDLRSHNNIVRCHMPDLIRDAYVNDENYHSVYSSQKNVSSTFKFNNMDVNESINTSNDASVILNESPQTKLFPIFTNQTPSPSHVACGKPTARRIKRIIDATQYQIDAGQKKFGGFLCKQCGLYYSRGEPEDEAEHDKYHVAKDIFKYNSFKSEKVLYQDTTERIVVISGSDSKMACSKALEVISFVDVELGFNTQNSVLPATKKVYLYIKDKQVIGCLVVELISEAYRNLETETEDMVIVSEESYPVKVGVNRIWTKWDCRKNGIASKLLDCFRKNYAYGHILTLHEIAFTVPTRAGKQFIKKYTNKNDYFVYTGW; encoded by the exons ATGTCTGCTTTTACAACTCCTCGCAAGTCTCTTCGCTTACGAAAGACCGAACCATCgccatttttaacaaatcgaAAACGTGAATTATTCCCCGTCGACAACTGGGATGAAGACAGCCATGACATTGCTCCTTTACAATCATCTCCTGAAGTATATGATCCAGGACTTGATTCTCCAGATACATCATTTAACATGAATCGCACTCCAATAACTGAATTAAGTCCCACTATGAGTGATAAATTTGAAAGACTTATGTCAGGATCAAAGAATGGACATGAATGTTCAGCAACAATTATCATTGAAGAAACTCCAAATTCTAgacgaattaaaaatgtcaacacAACACCCTTTGAATCCGAAACTAACAAAGAAGCCAAGACTCCTAAGAAaagctttaatttaaataataaagctgTATTAGGAGTAAAAACGTTAAACTTTTATGGAAGTAATcag ataTCACTAGAAGATCTTCGTATTAAAAGATTTACTcgcttaaattataatccaaAAGTAAAAGCTAAACTATTTAAAGATACaaaatcaacaaataaaaaaagaccAAGATCAACcagtcaagaaaaaaaatctaaggtAAATTTGTTTCCGGGTGTTACattaccatttaaaaaaaagttgtctacaaataaaaaaccattcgtcaaaattgaaatatgtgAAGAAAAAGATAATTTCATTGAAAACATTGAAGTAgttaagaaaaacaattttgatatttctaaATCTTCTTCCAAAAACGTTTGGacagaatatattaaacaggAAAAACCTGAACGTATAAAAATTGAGGATTCTGATAAcagaaaatttttcaaatcaaaagTTATTCATAATGACATACCCAATAG AAAAGATAATAGCTTTAACTTTAAAGTTGTTAACTGGGGTGATGAAAATAGGATGAGTACAGTTGATCAATCTGATTTCAATAACACAGAAATACTTGATGATGGTACAATTGAACAAATTGGACAAGAAGTTAATGAATTGATAGAATTGTTGGATGATGAAGATGATGAAAACGATTCTACAGCTGTACGTTATCCTGGGCTTTCGTCAAATTCTACAAAAAGAAATCACGAAGATCAAGATG atgaaaattCATGTATTGGGCTAGATTATAAACGTTTGAAGACTGATTTACGaagccataataatattgtaagatGTCATATGCCAGATTTGATTAGAGATGCTTATGTTAATGATGAAAATTATCATTCAGTTTATTCGTCACAAAAAAA tgtatcaagtacatttaaatttaataatatggatGTAAATGAATCAATAAATACTTCAAACGATGCCTCTGTAATTTTAAACGAATCACCACAAACAAAGTTGTTCCCTATTTTTACCAATCAAACGCCTTCTCCTAGTCATGTTGCAtg tggaAAACCTACAGCACGGAGaataaaaagaattattgATGCTACTCAATATCAAATTGATGCTGGTCAAAAGAAATTTGGTGGTTTTTTGTGCAAACAATgtggtttatattattctagagGTGAACCAGAAGATGAAGCGGAACATGACAAATACCATGTAGCCAAGGacatctttaaatataat agtttTAAAAGTGAAAAAGTTCTTTATCAAGACACTACTGAGCGTATTGTTGTTATATCTGGCTCGGATTCTAAAATGGCATGTTCAAAAGCTTTAGAAGTTATATCATTCGTTGATGTAGAACTTGGCTTTAACACGCAGAATTCTGTTTTACCTGCAACTAAAAAG gtttatttgtatataaaagatAAGCAGGTGATTGGATGCCTAGTAGTAGAATTGATATCCGAAGCTTATCGTAATCTAGAAACTGAAACAGAAGATATGGTTATTGTTTCTGAAGAATCATATCCTGTAAAAGTTGGTGTTAACCGTATATGGACTAAATGGGATTGTCGTAAAAATGGAATTGCTTCAAAACTCCTAGACTGTTTTCG gaAAAACTATGCATACGGTCATATATTGACACTTCATGAAATAGCATTTACAGTACCCACACGTGCTGGAaaacaattcattaaaaagtacacaaacaaaaatgattattttgtttatactgGGTGGTAg
- the LOC113552236 gene encoding cyclin-dependent-like kinase 5 — MQKYEKLDKIGEGTYGTVFKAKNRETLEIVALKRVRLDDDDEGVPSSALREICLLKELKHKNIVRLYDVLHSDKKLVLVFEHCDQDLKKYFDSLNGEIDPNVVKSFMYQLLRGLAFCHSHNVLHRDLKPQNLLINKNGELKLADFGLARAFGIPVKCYSAEVVTLWYRPPDVLFGAKLYTTSIDMWSAGCIFAELANAGRPLFPGSDVDDQLKRIFKLLGTPTDETWPNMTTLPDFKPMPMYQPNMTFVQVVPKSTTKMRDLLQRLLVCNPSHRISAEQAMSHIYFADINLLPK; from the exons ATgcaaaaatacgaaaaactaGATAAGATCGGAGAGG GCACTTACGGTACGGTGTTCAAAGCAAAAAACCGTGAAACTTTAGAGATTGTTGCACTGAAACGTGTGAGACTTGATGATGATGACGAG ggtGTTCCTTCATCGGCTCTGCGTGAAATCTGTTTGCTGAAGGAGTTGAAACACAAGAATATTGTAAGACTTTATGATGTACTTCATAGTGATAAAAAATTGGTACTTGTTTTTGAACACTGTGATcaagatttgaaaaaatattttgatagtttGAATGGAGAAATTGACCCTAATGTTGTGAAATCATTCAT gtacCAATTATTGCGTGGATTAGCATTTTGCCATAGTCACAATGTCTTGCATCGTGATCTTAAACCACAAAATCTTCTTATAAACaag AACGGAGAATTGAAACTAGCTGATTTTGGTTTGGCTAGAGCATTTGGAATACCAGTTAAATGTTATTCTGCAGAAGTTGTTACTTTATGGTACAGACCTCCTGATGTTCTATTTGGTGCTAAACTTTACACAACTTCTATTGATATGTGGTCTGCTGGATGTATATTTGCtg AGTTAGCCAATGCTGGAAGACCTCTATTTCCTGGTTCAGACGTAGATGATCAATTGAAACggatatttaaacttttgggAACACCAACTGATGAGACATGGCCTAATATGACAACTCTGCCGGATTTTAAACCAATGCCAATGTATCAGCCTAATATGACTTTTGTACAG GTAGTACCCAAATCAACAACAAAAATGCGAGATTTACTACAAAGACTTCTAGTGTGCAATCCATCTCATAGAATATCAGCAGAACAAGCAATGAGCCATATATACTTTGCAGACATAAATTTGttaccaaaataa
- the LOC113552235 gene encoding BTB/POZ domain-containing protein KCTD3 produces the protein MLPPHNGEIMHLNVGGTRFSTSRQTLTWVPDSFFTALLSGRISSLRDDTGAIFIDRDPKVFAIILNYLRTHDIDLSGTDIRTLRHEAEFYGIMPLVKRLILCEDLEQSSCGDILFYSMLPAPNPPMQESEIISNAIKVDDQTRPGSIVRVPEPAPPPNSPSSIPHTHGYQSRCHSRNSSLDISRVTVNGRGSVINGRGNGNSGHSRAASLGNHVPNHHSRNSSADLNKYIRNDALNLVFGYNQGSNWADPLRVQIIKAHHNWIVVAYAHFIVCYRLKDSSGWQQVFTSPHIDNCIERIAINAKMNSQNGNSDGSSVMVAISYGNQVRLWGVSEQGSRTNIGTFNLNVRVEHLFFIGSQLVALSPTGKIGVWHAMTQHWQTQDVVPIASFDTAGSFLLLGCNNGSIYYIDMQKFPLRMKDNDLLVTELYRDASNDPITAISVYLTPKTSVSGNWIEIAYGTSSGTVRVIVQHPETVGHGPQLFQTFTVHQSSVTKVTLSEKFLVSVCSEYNHVRTWSVTRFRGMISTQPGSTPVASFKILSLEEVEPCISYCAGNDCGPYGEQDDEQVFVQKVMPETSELFVRLASNGKRVCIIRAVDCTIITCFCVHECEGSSRMGSRPRRFILTGHCNGAIQMWDLTTALDLANKCLQPIPNGGPTAEELLRLLDQCDLSNSHCSTPSISPYPGMLISKGNTARLKASNVAFLNQSQQTDASTSTSSL, from the exons ATGTTACCTCCACACAATGGTGAAATAATGCATCTTAATGTTGGTGGTACTAG GTTCTCAACATCTCGACAGACATTAACATGGGTGCCAGATTCTTTTTTTACTGCTTTATTAAGTGGCCGTATTTCTAGTCTACGGGATGATACAGGAGCTATATTCATTGATCGCGATCCAAAAGTTTTTGCCATAATTTTGAACTATCTTCGAACACATGACATAGATTTGTCTGGCACTGATATTAGAACATTACGCCATGAAGCTGAATTTTATGGTATTATGCCTCTAGTCAAGCGTCTTATTTTGTGTGAAGACCTAGAGCAATCATCATGTGGAGACATTCTGTTTTATAGCATGTTACCAGCTCCAA aCCCTCCCATGCAAGAATCCGAGATAATTAGTAATGCAATTAAAGTAGATGATCAAACAAGACCTGGTTCAATAGTCCGTGTCCCTGAACCAGCACCACCACCAAATTCACCATCTTCGATACCTCATACACATGGATATCAAAG tCGTTGTCATTCTCGTAATTCATCTTTGGATATTTCTCGAGTTACTGTAAATGGTCGTGGATCAGTTATCAATGGACGTGGCAACGGTAACAGTGGACACTCTCGAGCAGCTTCACTTGGTAACCATGTACCCAATCACCATTCCAGAAACTCATCAGCTGATctcaacaaatatattagaaacGATGCATTAAACTTGGTTTTTGGTTATAATCAAGGTTCTAACTGGGCTGATCCATTGCGTGTCCAAATCATCAAAGCACACCATAATTGGATTGTAGTTGCTTATGCTCATTTTATTGTTTGCTACAg ATTAAAAGATTCGAGTGGTTGGCAGCAAGTTTTTACATCACCACATATAGACAACTGTATAGAACGGATAGCAATTAATGCTAAAATGAATAGCCAAAATGGTAATTCTGATGGATCCTCTGTTATGGTTGCTATATCATATGGAAATCAAGTTCGACTTTGGGGAGTATCAGAACAAGGATCTCGAaccaatatag gtACATTCAATTTGAATGTTCGTgtagaacatttattttttatcggtaGTCAACTTGTTGCTTTATCCCCTACTGGTAAAATAGGGGTTTGGCATGCAATGACTCAACATTGGCAAACCCAAGATGTAGTACCAATTGCATCATTTGATACAGCTGGCTCATTTCTACTCCTTGGTTGTAATAATggctcaatatattatattg atATGCAAAAATTTCCATTACGAATGAAAGACAATGATTTACTAGTAACTGAATTGTATAGAGATGCATCAAATGATCCAATCACTGCTATTTCTGTTTATTTGACGCCTAAGACAA gtGTCAGTGGAAATTGGATTGAAATAGCATACGGCACAAGTTCTGGTACAGTGCGTGTAATCGTTCAACATCCAGAGACTGTAGGACACGGTCCTCAACTGTTTCAAACATTCACCGTTCACCAAAGTTCTGTTACTAAA GTTACATTATCAGAAAAATTCCTTGTTTCCGTTTGCAGTGAATACAATCATGTGAGGACATGGAGTGTAACTAGATTTAGAGGCATGATTTCTACACAACCAGGTTCTACACCAGTTGCTTCATTTAAGATACTGTCACTTGAAGAAGTTGAACCCTGCATTAGCTACTGTGCTGGAAACGATTgtg GACCATATGGTGAGCAAGATGATGAACAAGTATTTGTTCAAAAGGTTATGCCAGAAACTTCTGAATTATTTGTTCGTCTTGCATCCAATGGTAAAAg aGTTTGCATAATTCGAGCTGTGGATTGCACAATAATTACTTGCTTTTGCGTGCATGAATGTGAAGGCTCTAGTCGTATGGGATCAAGGCCCCGTAGGTTTATATTAACTGGACACTGTAACGGAGCTATTCAAATGTGGGATTTGACTACAGCTTTAGATTTAGCCAACAAATGTCTGC AACCTATCCCGAATGGTGGTCCAACAGCTGAAGAACTATTACGGTTGCTTGACCAGTGTGATCTAAGTAATAGCCACTGTTCAACGCCTAGTATATCTCCATACCCAGGAATGTTGATCTCAAAAGGGAACACAGCTAGATTAAAAGCGTCCAATGTAGCTTTTCTCAATCAGTCCCAACAAACAGACGCATCCACTTCAACATCATCtttgtaa
- the LOC113552237 gene encoding uncharacterized protein LOC113552237, whose translation MQYIIAFLLVTGTTFQIAQSDGDQFQNTGVWILPNFSKSISWIENMAKEASDEFINLSYNMKDKLQNVFTISSIPNSETIDGNVGKVQIYTSRTVITPSQDSVTDIAIEKMPPQELDTNIGQMNMQPQNVVTDINQLINQEIMPPQVSETIIKYKIQSQPDEIL comes from the exons atgcaatatataatagcatTTCTGTTGGTAACTGGAACAACTTTTCAA ATTGCACAATCAGACGGTGatcaatttcaaaatactgGTGTATGGATTTtaccaaatttttcaaaatcaatttcatGGATTGAAA atatggCCAAGGAAGCATctgatgaatttataaatttgtcgtACAACATGAAAgacaaattacaaaatgtttttactatatCGTCTATACCAAATTCTGAAACGATAGATGGTAATGTGGGAAAAGTACAGATTTATACTTCAAGAACAGTAATCACACCATCTCAAGATTCAGTAACAGATATAGCCATAGAAAAAATGCCACCTCAAGAATTAGATACAAATATTGGACAAATGAACATGCAACCTCAAAATGTAGTAACAGATATCAACCAATTAATTAACCAAGAAATTATGCCACCCCAAGTTTCAGaaaccataataaaatacaaaatacaatctcAACCAGatgaaatactataa
- the LOC113554044 gene encoding uncharacterized protein LOC113554044: MKFALAFVLLIGISCQIGRGDCAPDTIYNDIKDIASDMYDYTKDAYDSLVNALTPSEPISDYLPSEPESIKDGISSMENSMDNMASNAEDSIKSGMDELNQAVQNI, from the exons atgAAATTTGCTTTAGCTTTTGTGTTGTTGATCGGTATTTCTTGCCaa ATTGGACGAGGAGATTGTGCTCcagatactatatataatgatataaaagacATAGCGAGTGATATGTATGACTATACTAAAGATGCATACGATTCGTTGGTTAACGCATTAACACCTTCGGAACCAA TATCTGATTATCTACCTTCAGAACCTGAATCAATAAAGGACGGAATATCTAGCATGGAAAATTCCATGGATAATATGGCGTCTAATGCTGAAGATTCTATAAAAAGTGGCATGGACGAGTTAAATCAAGCtgtgcaaaatatttaa
- the LOC113553022 gene encoding peroxisomal membrane protein PEX13, giving the protein MNDNELELKNTTQKSNQLLQNIQTSAVGPGRVAPPITITSPPPLITNPNNPPNLGVPRIQRRIMPTQYANINTYGGAYNNYPYRGMASMNMGGFNPYGVYGQPTNGQYQDPTVIAAAESSRPAFESIQAVVQSFNSVSMMLESTFTAMHMSFQALLGVAENFTRLKMFMMKLYSTIVSFKLARWFLTKLFYLLRMVRGGKETSTEEDLWTALSSTDHKERIPSDGRSWPLVVFSGLLVATPYFVYKLLNSVTPLPNSTSTNSSVVNTLPSNMTVGVAQYDWSSMDPKTIPLVKGKSYLTSQEHLASARQTGWLLVDNFDRKQGYVPLNAFQTRQPDNRPVVSKVQTIPNPSSDVAPSNSVSGLVKPKLSSPITDAYGNPITLPHPLVDCDKSNIGKQ; this is encoded by the exons ATGAACGACAATGAACTTGAACT caaGAATACTACACAAAAGTCTAATCAActgttacaaaatatacagaCTAGTGCTGTAGGGCCAGGCAGAGTTGCTCCACCAATTACCATAACTTCTCCACCTCCTCTAATAACAAATCCTAATAATCCTCCCAACTTAGGTGTGCCGAGAATCCAGAGAAGAATTATGCCAACACAATATgctaatataaatacgtacGGTGGAGCATACAATAACTATCCATATAGAGGTATGGCAAGTATGAACATGGGTGGATTCAATCCTTATGGTGTATATGGGCAACCAACAAATGGTCAATACCAAGATCC AACTGTTATTGCAGCAGCTGAAAGTTCTCGTCCAGCTTTTGAATCAATACAGGCTGTTGTTCAATCGTTTAACTCAGTCAGTATGATGTTAGAATCTACATTTACTGCGATGCATATGTCTTTTCAAGCATTGTTAGGTGTAGCTGAGAATTTTACTcgtctaaaaatgtttatgatgaaattatattcaactatTGTATCATTCAAATTAGCCCGTTggtttttaacaaaacttttttatcttttaa gAATGGTAAGAGGAGGTAAAGAAACAAGTACCGAAGAAGATTTGTGGACAGCCTTATCATCAACAGATCATAAAGAAAGAATTCCCTCCGATGGACGATCTTGGCCATTAGTAGTTTTTTCTGGACTTTTAGTTGCTACaccatattttgtatacaaattactcAATTCAGTAACACCTTTACCTAACTCAACTTCAACTAACTCTAGTGTCGTTAACACTCTACCTTCAAACA TGACTGTTGGTGTTGCACAATATGATTGGAGTAGTATGGATCCAAAAACTATTCCTTTGGTAAAAGGAAAGTCTTATTTGACATCTCAAGAACATTTAGCATCAGCCAGACAAACTGGATGGCTCCTAGTTGATAACTTTGATAGGAAACAAGGATATGTACCTTTGAATGCTTTTCAGACACGCCAACCTGATAATCGACCTGTAGTGTCTAAGGTACAAACTATACCCAATCCAAGTTCTGATGTTGCACCATCAAATTCAGTTTCTGGATTAGTAAAACCTAAATTATCATCTCCAATCACTGATGCTTATGGTAACCCAATAACTTTACCACATCCATTGGTGGATTGTGATAAATCCAACATTGGTAAGCAgtga